A part of Citrifermentans bremense genomic DNA contains:
- a CDS encoding AtpZ/AtpI family protein encodes MDEDKKDLLRTLGMVSTMGISFAVAIVIGVFAGLKLDEWFGTKPWFFYIFLFFGIAAGFRNIFILAGKELRDDRDETKRK; translated from the coding sequence ATGGATGAGGACAAGAAGGACCTGCTGAGAACGCTCGGGATGGTCTCCACGATGGGAATTTCCTTCGCGGTTGCCATCGTCATCGGCGTATTCGCCGGGCTGAAGCTGGACGAATGGTTCGGGACCAAGCCCTGGTTTTTCTACATTTTCCTTTTCTTCGGCATTGCGGCAGGTTTCCGCAACATCTTCATACTAGCGGGAAAAGAACTGCGCGATGACCGGGACGAGACTAAACGAAAGTAA
- a CDS encoding ATP synthase subunit I gives MTGTRLNESNLFAWLVGGSLLVSAVAGAICALLVSGKFGGSLFIGGCLATANFLWMRRGVEAALQLQPRNASRFAVLRYLLRLAVMAVVLYLLIVRLGLDIFGLLLGLSVLVLNITVFSIYLSTRKGG, from the coding sequence ATGACCGGGACGAGACTAAACGAAAGTAATCTCTTCGCCTGGCTGGTCGGGGGAAGCCTCCTGGTGAGCGCCGTTGCAGGCGCCATCTGCGCGCTCCTTGTCTCCGGCAAGTTCGGCGGCTCCCTTTTCATCGGGGGGTGTCTTGCCACCGCCAACTTTCTCTGGATGAGAAGGGGGGTGGAAGCGGCGTTGCAGCTGCAACCGAGGAACGCCTCGCGCTTTGCCGTGCTGCGCTACCTGCTGAGACTAGCCGTTATGGCGGTCGTACTCTATCTGCTGATCGTCCGGCTCGGGCTCGACATCTTCGGCCTTTTGCTAGGGCTGTCGGTCCTGGTCCTGAACATAACGGTATTTTCAATATATTTGTCCACCCGTAAAGGAGGCTAG
- the atpB gene encoding F0F1 ATP synthase subunit A, whose translation MVHPYLFLNFFRELLHPLGFSEAGADAVVYTWLIMIGLVVLSIAATKRLQAVPSGLQNFMEVIVGGIENMLVETMGEHGKPFFPLVATLALFILVSNLIGLVPGFFPPTANINTTAACAVVVFVTTHIVGVKHHGAGYIKHFLGPIAWLAPMMFFIEVIGHLSRVISLTLRLFGNMNGHELVLIIFFGLAPFLVPLPMMLMGVLVSFIQAFVFMLLAMIYIQGSLEHAH comes from the coding sequence ATGGTTCATCCGTATCTATTCCTTAATTTCTTCCGCGAACTGCTTCACCCCCTCGGTTTCTCCGAGGCTGGGGCTGACGCAGTCGTTTATACCTGGCTGATCATGATCGGCCTGGTTGTCCTTTCCATCGCTGCCACCAAAAGGCTGCAGGCCGTTCCTTCCGGTCTCCAGAACTTCATGGAGGTCATCGTGGGCGGCATCGAGAACATGCTGGTGGAGACCATGGGCGAGCACGGCAAGCCGTTCTTCCCGCTGGTCGCGACCCTGGCGCTCTTCATCCTGGTGTCGAACCTGATCGGTCTGGTCCCGGGCTTCTTCCCGCCAACCGCCAACATCAACACCACCGCAGCCTGCGCGGTCGTCGTGTTCGTCACCACCCACATCGTCGGTGTCAAACACCACGGCGCCGGCTACATCAAGCACTTCCTGGGCCCCATCGCGTGGCTCGCCCCGATGATGTTCTTCATCGAGGTGATCGGCCACCTGAGCCGCGTGATCTCCCTGACGCTGCGTCTCTTCGGTAACATGAACGGCCACGAGCTGGTCCTGATCATCTTCTTCGGCCTGGCTCCGTTCCTGGTACCGCTGCCGATGATGCTCATGGGCGTCTTGGTCTCCTTCATCCAGGCCTTCGTGTTCATGCTGCTGGCGATGATCTACATCCAGGGCTCGCTGGAGCACGCACACTAG
- the atpE gene encoding ATP synthase F0 subunit C, with protein MEFFTMCVLAAGIGMALGTLGTGIGQGLAVKSAVEGTSRNPGASGKILTTMMIGLAMIESLAIYALVVCLIILFANPYKDIALELAKSVAK; from the coding sequence ATGGAATTCTTTACTATGTGTGTACTCGCAGCAGGCATCGGCATGGCTCTCGGCACCCTCGGCACCGGCATCGGTCAGGGTCTCGCAGTTAAGAGCGCAGTTGAAGGCACCTCCCGTAACCCCGGCGCTTCCGGCAAGATCCTCACCACCATGATGATCGGTCTGGCGATGATCGAGTCCCTCGCCATCTACGCCCTGGTTGTCTGCCTCATCATCCTCTTCGCTAACCCCTACAAGGACATCGCCCTCGAACTGGCGAAATCCGTAGCGAAGTAA
- a CDS encoding phosphatase yields the protein MKILADMHTHTLASGHAYSTINELAHAAAQAGLQGLAITDHGPGLPGGPHRFHFNALRFVPQRIGGVRIFRGVEANIMDPQGTLDLDQTLLEELDFVMAGFHEDCGICGQDIDRNTRTLLAVMENPRVKCISHPGNPVFPLRYEEIVMGALATSTALELNNSSLMSVSRKGSVGNCSEIVRLCAQLGAPIMVGSDAHIAQGVGVFDDALKLIAEAGVSEGQIINASWQRLLDFLEIEE from the coding sequence ATGAAAATACTTGCCGACATGCACACCCACACCCTTGCATCAGGGCACGCCTACTCCACCATAAACGAACTTGCCCATGCCGCTGCTCAGGCAGGGTTGCAGGGGCTGGCGATCACCGACCACGGTCCCGGGCTACCTGGCGGCCCGCACCGTTTCCACTTCAACGCCCTGCGCTTCGTGCCGCAGAGAATCGGAGGGGTCCGCATCTTCCGGGGTGTCGAGGCCAACATCATGGACCCGCAGGGGACCCTCGACCTGGATCAGACCCTTCTGGAAGAACTGGATTTCGTCATGGCCGGGTTCCACGAGGACTGCGGCATCTGCGGGCAGGACATCGACCGCAACACCCGGACGCTCCTCGCCGTGATGGAAAACCCGCGTGTCAAATGCATCTCCCATCCAGGAAACCCCGTCTTCCCCCTGCGCTACGAGGAGATCGTGATGGGTGCTCTTGCCACCAGCACCGCGCTGGAACTCAACAACTCATCGCTGATGTCGGTGAGCCGCAAAGGAAGCGTGGGGAACTGCAGCGAGATCGTCAGGCTCTGCGCTCAACTGGGGGCTCCCATCATGGTGGGGAGCGACGCTCACATCGCTCAAGGCGTCGGGGTCTTCGACGATGCGCTGAAACTGATCGCTGAGGCAGGGGTGTCCGAGGGGCAGATTATAAACGCGTCGTGGCAGAGACTTCTGGACTTTTTGGAGATAGAGGAATAG
- a CDS encoding DMT family transporter, whose product MESESETVAQSAAEPTATGVRAGALLVLAAGVLWGTSGTSQALAPAGVSPWSLGALRLLVGGAALMLLAFLRGGLGTGRWPLRATFLAGAFVAAYQLSFFTAVSRTGVAVGTLVAIGSSPVLAGVLGLIFRGERPGRAWGAATVLALAGCGLLVGGGGAIAVDIVGILLALGAGLSYACYTMSIKVLLPGRSSEAVMAVVFSLGALLLSPILFVSNLQWLAQPSGIAVVLYLGVVVTALSYWLFARGLRSVPVASAVTLSLAEPLVAALLGILFLGERLTPLALCGIPLLFAGLAVLATSMSGKGR is encoded by the coding sequence ATGGAATCAGAGTCGGAAACAGTGGCGCAGTCCGCGGCCGAGCCGACAGCCACGGGGGTGCGTGCCGGTGCCCTGCTGGTTTTGGCCGCCGGCGTCCTTTGGGGAACCTCAGGGACTTCCCAGGCTTTGGCGCCCGCAGGGGTCAGCCCTTGGAGCCTGGGAGCGCTGCGCCTTCTTGTCGGAGGGGCGGCCTTGATGCTGCTCGCCTTCCTGAGGGGGGGGCTCGGCACCGGCCGCTGGCCGCTTCGCGCCACCTTCCTTGCCGGCGCCTTCGTCGCCGCGTACCAGTTGAGTTTCTTCACAGCGGTGAGCCGGACGGGCGTCGCAGTCGGTACGCTGGTGGCAATCGGGAGTTCCCCGGTCCTAGCCGGGGTGCTGGGACTGATCTTCAGGGGCGAGCGGCCGGGCAGGGCCTGGGGGGCGGCGACCGTTCTGGCGCTTGCGGGTTGCGGACTGCTGGTGGGGGGAGGCGGAGCCATCGCCGTCGACATCGTCGGCATACTGCTCGCCTTGGGGGCGGGTCTCTCCTACGCCTGCTACACCATGTCCATCAAGGTGCTTCTCCCCGGGCGGAGTTCTGAAGCCGTGATGGCGGTGGTTTTCTCGCTTGGGGCGCTGCTGCTGTCGCCGATTCTCTTCGTATCGAACCTGCAATGGCTGGCACAGCCCAGCGGCATCGCGGTGGTGCTTTACCTTGGCGTCGTGGTCACCGCGCTTTCCTACTGGCTCTTCGCCAGGGGGCTGCGCAGCGTCCCGGTGGCGTCGGCTGTGACCCTTTCACTAGCGGAGCCGCTGGTGGCAGCCCTCCTGGGGATCCTGTTCCTCGGCGAGCGGCTCACCCCGCTTGCCCTTTGCGGCATCCCCCTTCTCTTCGCCGGCTTGGCCGTCCTCGCGACCTCCATGTCGGGCAAGGGGCGCTGA
- a CDS encoding peptide chain release factor 3, which translates to MRYNEQDIKKRRTFAIISHPDAGKTTITEKLLLFGGAIQQAGEVRARKSARHATSDWMEMEKQRGISVTSSVMKFTYRDFEINLLDTPGHNDFSEDTYRTLTAVDSVLMVIDSVKGVESQTKKLLEVCRLRNTPIMTFINKLDREGREPLDLLDDIESTLNIQCAPMTWPIGMGKRFRGTYHLYTKEIAFYDPEADRGVGQVVTVKGLDDPLLDELLGSQVEELRNDVELLEGAAHPFDAEAYLAGKQTPVFFGSAINTFGVQQLLDSFVENAPSPLPREATSRIVSPYEEPFTGFTFKIQANMDPAHRDRIAFFRICSGKFVRGMKVKHLRLGREVQIANATIFMAQDRTNVDEAYAGDIIGIHNHGTIKIGDTFTQGEDLKYTGIPNFAPEHFRKVRILNPLKSKSLEKGLVQLAEEGTTQVFRPLMGADWIVGAVGMLQFDVVMHRLEHEYGVKAVYEPVSYVTARWVTGDRKKLDEFQKKEAMSLYQDGEGNLAYLAGSQWRLDNTMENWKELTFHATREHS; encoded by the coding sequence ATGCGGTACAACGAGCAAGATATAAAAAAGCGTCGCACCTTCGCCATAATCAGCCATCCCGACGCAGGTAAAACCACCATAACCGAGAAGCTGCTCCTCTTTGGCGGCGCCATCCAGCAGGCGGGCGAGGTCCGTGCCAGGAAATCGGCGCGCCATGCCACCAGCGACTGGATGGAGATGGAGAAGCAGCGCGGAATCTCCGTCACTTCGTCAGTGATGAAGTTTACCTACCGCGATTTCGAGATCAACCTGCTGGATACCCCGGGCCACAACGACTTCTCAGAAGATACCTACCGTACGCTTACCGCCGTGGACTCCGTGCTCATGGTTATCGACTCGGTGAAGGGTGTTGAAAGCCAGACCAAGAAACTTCTCGAGGTCTGCCGGCTGCGCAATACCCCCATCATGACCTTCATCAACAAGCTGGACCGAGAGGGGCGCGAACCGCTGGACCTCCTGGATGATATCGAAAGTACGCTGAATATCCAGTGCGCGCCGATGACCTGGCCCATCGGGATGGGAAAGCGCTTTCGCGGCACCTACCATTTATATACCAAGGAGATCGCCTTCTACGACCCCGAGGCCGATCGCGGCGTGGGGCAGGTGGTTACGGTCAAGGGACTGGACGACCCGCTGCTCGACGAGCTTTTGGGAAGCCAAGTCGAGGAACTGCGCAACGACGTGGAGCTGCTCGAAGGCGCGGCGCATCCCTTCGATGCAGAGGCGTACCTGGCCGGGAAGCAGACGCCGGTCTTCTTCGGATCGGCCATCAACACCTTCGGGGTGCAGCAGCTGCTCGACTCCTTCGTGGAGAACGCCCCCTCGCCGCTGCCGCGCGAAGCCACCTCCCGCATCGTCTCCCCTTACGAGGAGCCCTTCACCGGCTTCACCTTCAAGATCCAGGCAAACATGGACCCGGCGCACCGGGACCGCATCGCCTTTTTCAGGATCTGCTCCGGCAAGTTCGTGCGCGGCATGAAGGTGAAGCACTTGCGGCTGGGGCGCGAGGTGCAGATCGCCAACGCCACCATCTTCATGGCGCAGGACCGCACCAACGTCGACGAGGCCTATGCCGGCGACATCATTGGTATCCATAACCACGGCACCATAAAGATCGGCGACACCTTCACCCAGGGGGAAGATCTGAAGTACACGGGGATACCGAATTTCGCCCCGGAACACTTCAGGAAGGTGCGGATCCTCAACCCGCTCAAGTCGAAGTCACTGGAAAAAGGGCTGGTACAGCTGGCGGAGGAGGGGACCACCCAGGTGTTCCGCCCCCTTATGGGCGCAGACTGGATCGTCGGAGCGGTGGGGATGCTGCAGTTCGACGTCGTAATGCACCGCCTCGAGCACGAATACGGCGTAAAGGCGGTGTACGAGCCGGTCTCCTACGTTACGGCGCGCTGGGTGACCGGCGACAGGAAGAAGCTCGACGAGTTCCAGAAGAAGGAGGCGATGAGCCTCTACCAGGACGGAGAGGGGAACCTCGCCTACCTGGCAGGGAGCCAGTGGCGTCTCGACAACACGATGGAAAACTGGAAGGAGCTCACCTTCCACGCCACCCGCGAGCACAGCTAA
- a CDS encoding PilZ domain-containing protein, whose product MNDTYQRLKIAGAAQDSADIIATLAAIENGTLKDDLRLLNFYREVPVSYPAEVLTVERDSVELLVHQVQAVVISRDRLTVLKSSHFPKDVVAAVTYVNVEKSRVVLSKLSYGVVRADRRMSVRVEMGSSVKVTFEGQDEKVDGTLHDVSLTGASIKVPYDPMFPVSEKGELTIALPGGTIKVPASLLKVIYNDDGCRLVFEISPSRAAEGSISQHIFQRQVEIIKELKDHPAIGG is encoded by the coding sequence ATGAACGACACATACCAAAGGCTGAAAATAGCCGGAGCAGCGCAGGACAGCGCCGACATCATCGCCACCCTTGCAGCCATAGAGAATGGGACGCTGAAAGACGATCTTAGGCTGCTCAACTTTTACCGCGAGGTCCCGGTCAGCTATCCGGCCGAGGTGCTGACGGTGGAGAGGGACTCGGTCGAGCTGCTGGTGCACCAGGTGCAGGCAGTCGTGATCTCCCGGGACAGACTGACCGTACTGAAAAGCAGCCATTTTCCCAAGGATGTGGTGGCCGCCGTCACCTACGTCAACGTCGAGAAGTCCCGGGTGGTGCTTTCCAAGTTGAGCTACGGCGTAGTCCGTGCCGACCGCAGGATGTCGGTACGCGTCGAGATGGGGAGCTCCGTCAAGGTCACCTTCGAAGGCCAGGACGAAAAAGTCGACGGGACCCTGCATGACGTGTCTTTGACAGGGGCGTCAATCAAGGTCCCGTACGACCCCATGTTCCCGGTAAGCGAGAAGGGGGAACTCACCATCGCTCTCCCCGGCGGAACCATCAAGGTGCCCGCTTCGCTGCTGAAAGTCATCTACAACGACGACGGCTGCCGCCTGGTCTTCGAGATCTCCCCCTCCCGTGCAGCTGAAGGGAGCATCTCCCAGCACATCTTTCAGCGCCAGGTCGAGATCATCAAGGAACTGAAGGACCATCCGGCCATAGGCGGCTAG
- a CDS encoding TatD family hydrolase — MLFDSHCHLDDPRLFPHLGRLISEAGAVGITGFLVPGVAPEGWGTISTLSATFPQIYPAFGVHPMHADLLTPKAVSDLCRLAGTASAIGEIGLDYLIPSPSRQLQQQAFRTQLRIAAKAQLPVLLHCRKAFADLLYIMEEEGFCCGGVMHAFSGSLETARNCLRRGLHISLSGSVTYANARRPVEVAAEIPLDRLLLETDAPDLAPEPHRGSVNLPSYLLETASRVAQIRGMALGELGETTTGNAARLFRLKVNLPS; from the coding sequence GTGCTTTTCGACAGCCACTGCCACCTGGACGATCCGCGGCTTTTTCCCCACCTGGGGAGGCTCATTTCGGAGGCAGGGGCTGTAGGGATCACCGGTTTCCTGGTCCCCGGCGTTGCACCCGAAGGATGGGGTACCATCAGCACCCTCTCTGCAACATTCCCCCAGATCTACCCAGCCTTCGGCGTGCATCCCATGCACGCAGACCTGCTCACCCCCAAAGCCGTGTCAGATTTATGCCGGCTGGCAGGAACCGCCAGCGCCATCGGCGAAATAGGCCTCGACTACCTTATCCCCTCCCCCTCGCGCCAGCTCCAGCAGCAAGCGTTCAGGACGCAGTTGCGCATCGCCGCAAAGGCGCAGCTGCCGGTGCTGCTCCATTGCCGCAAGGCATTCGCGGACCTTCTATACATCATGGAGGAAGAAGGCTTTTGCTGCGGCGGCGTCATGCATGCCTTCTCAGGCAGCCTTGAAACGGCACGCAATTGCCTGCGCCGCGGCCTGCACATCTCCCTTTCCGGAAGCGTCACCTACGCCAATGCACGGCGGCCGGTAGAGGTAGCAGCTGAAATCCCCTTGGACCGCCTGCTGCTTGAGACGGATGCTCCCGACCTGGCGCCGGAGCCCCACAGGGGAAGTGTCAACCTTCCGTCCTATCTTTTGGAGACTGCATCACGGGTGGCGCAGATCAGAGGCATGGCGCTCGGGGAGCTGGGTGAGACCACCACCGGGAACGCAGCCCGCCTCTTCAGACTCAAAGTCAATCTTCCCAGCTAA
- a CDS encoding ferritin-like domain-containing protein, with protein sequence MFKEYTLQEALKLAIKTEKESMDFYRKAASIAKDEGSKKVFTLLAGEEAGHLKAFFDHYKGRDLGDLESFMASPPDRQSATHQALEQSIAEGTGEQKALEIALKEEKSCVDFYTILVKDIVDPLVRRVFETVIRETQGHHDMIEDEYMRVMTMVHSSDQNIYVRE encoded by the coding sequence ATGTTCAAGGAGTACACACTGCAGGAGGCGCTGAAGCTCGCTATCAAGACGGAAAAGGAGAGCATGGACTTCTACCGGAAAGCGGCTTCAATTGCAAAGGACGAAGGTTCCAAGAAGGTTTTCACCCTGCTGGCCGGCGAAGAGGCAGGGCACCTGAAAGCGTTCTTCGACCATTACAAGGGGAGAGACCTGGGCGACCTGGAGAGCTTCATGGCTTCGCCCCCCGACCGGCAATCCGCAACACACCAGGCGCTGGAGCAATCCATCGCCGAGGGAACCGGCGAGCAGAAAGCGCTCGAAATCGCGCTCAAGGAGGAGAAGTCCTGCGTCGACTTCTACACCATCCTGGTTAAGGACATCGTCGACCCATTGGTGCGCCGGGTCTTCGAGACGGTGATCCGTGAGACGCAGGGACACCACGACATGATCGAGGACGAGTACATGCGGGTCATGACCATGGTGCACAGCTCGGACCAGAACATCTACGTCAGGGAGTAG
- a CDS encoding lytic transglycosylase domain-containing protein: MSINPVVTAPGVAAARKVGTVSETDAGRFEEYLAQKGSEGEVSPEATAELLRLKMLNSALAIGADPDHVAPPKQIDVQGVLGRFLEQLPQGQSGPQSPARGDGPEAAFKVQQSDFEAGKLPEVPSSAGDGSVDAIIEKASSRYGIDSGLIRAVIKAESNFNPNAVSSAGAQGLMQLMPATARGLGVSDSFDAEQNVMAGTRFLKDMLRRYNGNLDQALAAYNWGPGNVDRHGTDALPRETRQYLAKVKGYYTQYVA, encoded by the coding sequence ATGTCGATAAATCCGGTAGTCACAGCGCCCGGCGTGGCGGCGGCAAGGAAGGTCGGGACGGTATCCGAAACGGATGCGGGGCGTTTCGAGGAGTACCTGGCACAGAAAGGAAGCGAGGGCGAGGTCTCGCCTGAGGCGACAGCGGAGCTGCTGCGCCTGAAGATGCTCAACTCAGCGCTCGCCATAGGCGCGGACCCGGACCACGTCGCCCCCCCGAAACAAATCGACGTGCAGGGAGTGTTGGGCCGCTTCCTGGAACAGCTTCCCCAGGGTCAGTCGGGGCCACAGAGCCCAGCGCGCGGGGATGGGCCCGAGGCAGCCTTCAAGGTGCAGCAGAGCGATTTCGAGGCGGGCAAACTGCCGGAAGTCCCGAGCAGTGCCGGCGACGGCAGCGTCGACGCGATAATCGAAAAGGCGAGCAGCCGCTACGGAATCGACAGTGGGCTGATCAGGGCCGTCATCAAGGCCGAGAGCAATTTCAACCCGAACGCCGTCTCCTCTGCCGGAGCGCAGGGGCTGATGCAGTTGATGCCGGCAACCGCCAGGGGGCTGGGTGTCAGCGACTCCTTCGATGCCGAGCAGAACGTCATGGCGGGGACCAGGTTTCTGAAGGACATGCTGCGGCGCTACAACGGGAACCTCGACCAGGCCCTGGCAGCGTACAACTGGGGGCCGGGGAACGTCGACCGCCACGGCACCGATGCACTCCCCAGGGAGACCCGGCAGTACCTGGCCAAGGTGAAAGGGTACTACACCCAGTACGTCGCCTAA
- a CDS encoding sigma-54-dependent transcriptional regulator, whose product METPKILIADDDKKTRDFVAAFLSYKGYQVYQAFDGQDALQKIELHEVQMVITDIMMPRVNGLEFIKQLKSIRPDIVTIAYSAFANFEMTANLLKAGAFFYLEKPFNLEELETHVKRGLEHQALQSKSFRSKPCIKNRALLNNIIGESEKMLSLFEMIEKVATSDSTVLIQGESGTGKELVARAIHDLSNRSDKNFVALNCAAIPDELLESELFGHVKGSFTGAVASRIGRFEMADKGTLFLDEIGDMKANLQVKLLRVLQSRELEPVGSTRSKKVDVRIIAATNQNLDHMVASKEFREDLYYRLSVIPIMLPPLRERGSDVPLLLNSFLEKFNRSKQRKVQGFDKQVMEILSNYDWPGNVRELENLVERLVIIKATGVINIHDLPEKYRGGRTTPVLHGEPMTLPDTGFCLNSAVEEFENRLILQALEKSGGNKKEAAELLNLKRTTLIEKLKKKKLVYGEGSVTP is encoded by the coding sequence ATGGAAACGCCGAAAATTCTGATCGCTGACGACGACAAGAAAACCCGTGACTTCGTAGCAGCCTTCCTGAGCTACAAAGGGTACCAGGTCTACCAAGCTTTCGACGGGCAGGACGCCTTGCAAAAGATCGAACTCCACGAAGTCCAGATGGTGATAACGGACATCATGATGCCCAGGGTCAACGGGCTTGAGTTCATCAAGCAATTGAAGTCGATTCGCCCGGACATAGTGACCATAGCCTACTCCGCCTTTGCCAACTTCGAGATGACTGCCAATCTCCTCAAGGCAGGGGCTTTTTTCTACCTGGAAAAACCGTTCAACCTGGAGGAGCTGGAGACCCACGTGAAGAGGGGGCTCGAGCACCAGGCTTTGCAGAGCAAGAGTTTTCGGTCCAAACCGTGCATAAAGAACAGAGCCCTCTTGAACAACATCATCGGGGAGAGCGAAAAGATGCTCTCGCTCTTCGAGATGATCGAGAAGGTCGCTACCTCCGATTCCACCGTCCTGATCCAGGGCGAGTCCGGTACCGGCAAGGAGCTGGTGGCACGGGCCATTCACGACCTCTCCAACCGCTCCGACAAGAACTTCGTGGCGCTCAACTGCGCCGCCATCCCGGACGAACTCTTGGAGAGCGAGCTTTTCGGACACGTGAAGGGCTCCTTCACCGGCGCCGTAGCGTCGCGCATCGGCCGCTTCGAGATGGCGGACAAGGGGACGCTGTTCCTGGACGAGATCGGGGACATGAAAGCCAACCTGCAGGTGAAGCTTTTGCGCGTGCTGCAAAGCCGCGAGTTGGAGCCGGTAGGTTCGACCCGTTCCAAGAAGGTCGACGTCAGGATCATCGCCGCCACGAACCAGAACCTGGACCACATGGTGGCCTCCAAGGAGTTCAGGGAGGACCTCTACTACCGCCTCTCCGTGATTCCGATCATGCTTCCACCATTGCGGGAGCGGGGTTCCGACGTGCCACTGCTTCTGAACAGCTTCCTGGAGAAGTTCAACCGGAGCAAGCAGCGCAAGGTTCAAGGTTTTGACAAGCAGGTGATGGAAATACTCAGCAACTACGACTGGCCCGGCAACGTACGCGAGCTGGAGAACCTGGTCGAGCGGCTGGTGATCATCAAAGCGACCGGGGTCATCAACATCCACGACCTCCCGGAGAAGTACCGCGGCGGCCGGACCACGCCCGTGCTCCACGGCGAGCCGATGACCCTTCCCGACACCGGCTTCTGCCTGAACAGCGCCGTCGAGGAGTTCGAGAACCGACTGATCCTTCAGGCGTTGGAAAAAAGCGGCGGCAACAAGAAGGAAGCCGCCGAGCTTCTCAACCTGAAGCGGACCACGCTGATAGAGAAATTGAAGAAAAAGAAACTCGTTTACGGGGAGGGATCGGTCACCCCGTAA
- a CDS encoding chemotaxis protein CheW yields METALTKVKSEEYGGELIQLVSFNLEKEEYGINVLMVREIIRMLNITRVPNTPHYVEGVINLRGKVIPIINLRKKFDLMDSEYDKRTRIMVMEVVGELMGFIVDEVSEVIRISEKEIQPPPPAVSSGIEQECMAGVINQADRLLVLLDLERMFSADERRLFSNVG; encoded by the coding sequence ATGGAGACCGCACTCACGAAGGTAAAGAGCGAGGAATACGGGGGGGAGCTGATCCAGCTGGTGAGCTTCAACCTCGAAAAAGAGGAGTACGGCATCAACGTCCTTATGGTGCGGGAGATCATACGCATGCTGAACATCACCCGCGTCCCGAACACCCCGCACTACGTGGAAGGGGTGATCAACCTGCGCGGCAAGGTGATCCCTATCATCAACCTGCGCAAGAAGTTCGACCTGATGGACTCGGAATACGATAAGCGGACCAGGATCATGGTCATGGAAGTGGTCGGCGAGCTGATGGGGTTCATCGTCGACGAGGTCTCCGAGGTGATCCGGATTTCCGAGAAGGAGATACAGCCCCCGCCCCCTGCGGTTTCCAGCGGCATCGAGCAGGAGTGCATGGCCGGGGTGATCAACCAGGCCGACCGCCTTCTGGTCCTGCTCGACCTGGAGCGGATGTTTTCTGCGGACGAGCGCAGGCTGTTCAGCAACGTAGGTTAA